The DNA region CGAACTCTTGGCGCGAGTGCAGGCGGCCATCCGCAGGTCGAATCGGTCGGTGGTTAGCGACGTCTTTGGGTTTGGCGATGTGGCGGTGGACTTCGCCAAGATGGACGTAACGCGTGAAGGGCGCGCCGTGATTCTGACCGCCCAGGAATTCAAGCTGCTGAAGTTCCTGGTCAAGAACCAAGAGCGGGTGTTTTCGCGCGAGGAACTGCTTAATGAAGTCTGGGGTTACGAGAACTATCCTTCGACCCGCACCGTGGACAACCATGTGTTGCGATTGCGGCAGAAGCTGGAGAAGGAACCTGCCGATCCAATTCATTTCCGCACCGTACATGGTGTGGGCTACAAATTCGTGCCGTAAGATCTGAGTAGAAAGAGCGAGCGGGAAAACCGGTGAAACTGCGCACAAAGTTCCTTTTGTCTCTGCTGCTGGTTTCTTCGGCGCTCACCTGCGCCACCCTGTTAGTGGTTCGCCGGGCATTCCAGGTCCAGATCAGAAAGATGCTGGTTGAGGACCTCCACGGAGCGGTTCTCACTTTTCAGAATTTCGAGCACGATCGGCAGCAAAACCTCATCCGGTCGGCGGAACTGCTTGCCAGCCTGCCCAATCTCAAGGCTCTGATGACGACGCACCATGCCGCGACCATTCAGGACGCATCCGGCGAACTATGGCCGCTGGTGGGTAGCGACCTTTTCGTGCTTTCCGATCCCGAAGGGCATATCGTAGCTTTGCATAGCGCAGCCAGTGGAGTTAGCTCGCAAGCCGCCGAGGAATGGCTGCGCCGATCGTTGGTGAGTTCCCAGGAAGGGAACTGGTGGTTCATCGGAGGTCACCTGTTTGAGGTTTTCTTGCAGCCGATCTATTTCGGGTCGGCCACGGACTCGCATCTGTTGGGTATTCTTTCAGTAGGGTACGAGGTCAACGACCGGGTGGCGCGGGAAGTGGGCGCGATTGCAGCCAGTCAGGTAATTTTCAGGTATGGCGACACTCCCGCGGCGAGTACGCTCGGGGCGAGCGAGCGTGGCGAGGTGGTATCGGTTTTGGCCCGATATCGGTCGGGCGGTTCCGAGCCTTGTGACATAACGGTCGGTCGGGAGCGCTTTTTGTCGACCTCCGTAAACCTGGGGAAATCGTCGGTTCCGGTGAGCCTGGTGGTCCTGAAGTCATTCGACCAGGCGACGCAGTTTCTGCGCACCGTCAATCAACTCTTGTTAGGGTTGGGATTGGTAGCTATCCTGGTCGGCTCTGGCCTTGTGTTCTTTATCTCCCACACCTTCACGCAGCCGTTGGAGGATCTGGTCGGCGGTGTTCGTGCGCTGGAGAAGGGCGATTTCCATTACCCGCTAGGGACTGGCGGCAATGATGAAGTGGCAGAGCTTACCAGTGCTTTCGATCGGATGCGGCAAAGCATTCTAGTCGCGCAGCAGCGGCTGCTGGAAGCAGAGCGCCTGGCGACGATAGGACAGATGGCTAGCTCCATATCGCACGATCTGCGGCATCGATTGACCGCGATCGTCGCCAATGCCGAATTTTTGGCAGAGGCCGGACTGGATTCGGGCCAGCGCCAGGAACTGTATCAGGAGGTGAGCGCGGCGGTCCACCAGATGACCGACTTGTTGGAGTCGCTACTGGAGTTTTCACGAACTCCGGAATCGTTACATCCAGAATTGGTATCCATTGAGGATGTAGTCAGGCGTTCGATCGCGGCAATTCGAACCGATCCGGCATATCAACACGTGGTCATCACGGTGGAAGCCGCCGGTGAGGTCCAGGGTTGGTTCGACCCGAAGAAGCTGGAGCGTGTCTTTTACAACCTGCTGCTCAATGCCTGCGAGATGCTGCCGCATGACTCAGGGCGGATTGATGTGCGCATTGAGCGCCAAGCGGAGAGCGTTCAGATTTCCGTAGCCGACAATGGCCCAGGTATTCCGGCCCATTTGCAGGATAAAGTATTCCAGCCGTTTGTGAGCTATGGTAAGCAGAACGGCTCCGGTCTGGGCCTCGCCATCGTGCAGAAGATCTGCCAGGACCATGGCGGCGAGGTTTCACTGAAGAGCGCCGCGCCCGGCGGGACGACGTTCAAGATTGTGCTCCCGATCCAGGTGGGGCGATCTGGGGAACAGCCGCCCTCTGCCGTCCCCGTGTTGCGCGGGGAACGCCAGGCCCAATCCTAGTCTGGCTGTATGGAGGCGCCGAATGGATCAGAAGAATGCATTCGGGCTCGCCAGGAGTGTGTCGCTAACGCTGATGCTCCTGGGAGCTGCACTAACAGTGTGGGGCGAGAGTCCGGAAGCTCAGAGTGGGTCAGAGGCACCGACTTCGCTGACCAGCGCGATTCACGACCTGGAAGCGCAAATCCAACAGCTGCGGACGGATCTGCAAGAGGTGCGGCAAGATGCAGCCCGCTCCCATGCTGACACGGTGGAACTGCGCCGTGAGCTGGAGGCTACCAGGACCGAGTTGATCGCGATTTCTGCGCATCCGCAACCTAGCATTAGGGATCAGGAAGCTCGCTCCAGAGAAGCGGACGCCGCTGAGAGCAGCAGCTCTCTGGAGTCCGTGAAAGAAGACGTCCAGCTCCTGCGGGCTAAGGTCGACGAGCAGTATCAGACCAAGGTGGAGAGCGCTTCCAAGTACCGTGTGCGTCTATCAGGACTTGTGTTGCTGAACTTGTTCGGTAACGTGGGAACGGTGGATAACATCGAAAACCCGGCTCTGGCTGAGCCGCAGAGCATCGGGAAATCGAATGGAAGCTTCAGCGGGACGCTTCGCCAGACCCAGCTTGGACTGGAAGTGTTTGGGCCGACCATCGCCGGAGCACGGCTGAGCGGGAACGTCCAGATGGACTTCGCCGGCGAATTTGCGCCAGTTCCCGGGGGCATCAACATGGGCCTGATGCGGTTTCGAACGGGCTTCGCGCGTCTAGACTGGGCGCGCACATCGATCATAGCTGGACAAGACAGGTTGTTCTTTATTCCCGAGTCTCCGACATCCTTTGCCTCGCTGGAAACTCCTGCGCTGGCCTATTCGGGAAATCTCTGGGCTTGGACGCCTCAGGTCAGGGTAGAACATCGTTTCCGCGCCGGGTCGAGCTCCGACATCACGGTTTCAGCAGGACTCCTGGATCCTGTTACCGGCGAGCCGCCCGGTACGGGGTATACCCGTAAGCCGGAGCCGGGCGAAGCGAGTGGTATACCTGCCTTTGCTGGACATGTCGCCTGGTCACATTCTGTGTTTGACAGGCAGCTGACCATCGGAGGTGCGGGATATACGAGCCGGCAGGATTGGGGATTTGACCGCATTGTCCAGGCATGGATGGGTAGTGCGGATTGGAATCTTCCCCTGCGTCAATGGCTGGAACTGAGTGGATCGTTCTATCGCGGCAACTCCATCGGAGGCCTCAATGGGGGACTTGGACGGAGCGCGCTATGGAGCGGCTTCCTCTCCAACCCCGCAACGTATGTTGCCGGGTTGGACACGATTGGAGGGTGGGCGCAATTGAAAATTCGTCCGGCACCGAAGTGGGAGCTTAATACGGCTTTTGGCCAAGACAATCCATTTGCTTCCCAACTGCGCGCATATCCGGGGTCGCCGTCCTACCTGGATACTTCCTTGGCGAGGAATCGTACTGCCTTCACGAACGTGATTTACAGACCTCGCTCGGACCTGCTGTTTTCCGCAGAGTATCGCCACCTCACCAGCTTTCCAATACAGGGGGCAGCCGAATCGGCCAATCACATCAATCTAGCGATGGGAGTACTGTTTTGAGGGGGCGTAGAGCACCGCGATTTCTGACAATACTGGCATGGATGGGCATAGCCGGAACACTGCAAGTTTTGGCCCAACAGGTCACGGTGACGGGGCGCGTGGACGTGAGGGAAGAAGGCGTTGCCAGCGGGCGATCCGACAACTCGGGTGTCCTCGTGTGGCTGGAGACTGCCGGCAATACTAGTCTGCCAGGGAATGCCTGGAGTCAAGCGGGCGGCGACCGCCACCTACGCCTCACGCAACGGAACAAGACTTTCGAGCCACACCTGCTGATCGTGCCTGTAGGGGCGACAGTGGAGTTTCCCAACCGTGACCCTTTCTTTCACAACGTCTTCTCCTTGTTCGAAGGCAAGCGATTTGACCTTGGTCTCTACGAAGCCGGCACCTCGCGCAATGTGCATTTTGACAAGCCCGGCATATCGTACATCTTCTGCAACATCCACAGCCAGATGAGCGCGGTAGTGGTTGCGTTATCCACGCCCTACTATGCGATCTCCGATAAGAGCGGGCAGTTTGCCATCGCGAATGTATATCCGGGCCGATATGTGCTGAGGCTTTGGGCGGAAGGCGCTGCTCCGGAGGCGCTGGAGGGACTGTCCCGGGCAGTCAGGGTTGGCGACGAGAATCGTACTCTTGGAGTGCTTAAGCTGTCCGTCTCACCTCTGGTGACGCTGACGCACAAGAACAAGTACGGGCGCGACTACGATCCGCCTACACCCGATAGCCCTGCCTATACACAGCCCTAGTGCATCAATGCAGACTGCCGTAATCAGGCTGTGACGATCTTTTTACGTTCCTGTGACAATTGATTGCGGGCCGCTGGGTAGTATGAACATAATTTCCAGTTGTACAGGTGCACCTTAGGCCGCCGCGATGATTCGCCTCTCGCGGCGGTTCTGTTTTATTGAGACAGCAAAATCATTTTTCTATATTTTCCATTCGTTGCGAAGACTTTCTGGAGAGACGCCGCTCGCCCGCAGAGTTCTGAGACTGAGCGAATCGTGACGCTTTGCCAGGCGCTGTCCTCGTGCATCGGTCAGCAGATCGCAATGGTAGTAGTCAGGGGCGCGAAGATCCAAGGCGCTGAACAAGAGCAACTGTCGGGCGGTCGATTTCAGGAGGTCGCAGCCGCGCACGACCTCAGTGATTCCCATGGCCGAATCATCCACCACGACAGCCAATTGATAGGCGGGGACATCGTCGCGGCGCCAAACGACGAAATCTCCAAAATCCACGCCTGCCGTGAACTGCTGTTCATCCTGAAGGCCATCATTGAAACGAACCATTTGCCTGTCGGGAACCCGAAAGCGCCAATTTACGCCTGCCGGACCGCTGGCATCGGTCGTGTTGGAACGGCAGGTTCCAGGATAGAGTGCTTCATCATTGTCAGCGTGCGGAGCCTGAGCTGCCTCTGAGAGATCCTTGCGCGAGCATGTGCACGGATAGATTGCGTCCAGTTGGCGCAGCTTCTGCCAGGCCTTGAGGTACCAGGCTCGTCTTTCGCTCTGTGAATAGGGTGCAACCGGACCGCCGCAATCCGGACCTTCCTGCCAGCGGATCCCAAACCAGCGGAGATCTTCTAACATGGCGGTGGTGTACTCCCGCTTGGAGCGCTGAGGGTCGAGATCCTCATTCCTGAGGATCAAAGTTCCACGATTCGCGAGCGCCCTCTGGTAAGCGATCCAGAAAGTCCGAGCGTGTCCAAGATGAAGGTATCCGGTAGGGGAAGGGGCAAGTCGTCCGCGATACCTCGAGGACAGGGTGGGCTCCATTTTCCGATGAGGCGTTGTCGGCAATCGTGATGTTAGTACAGGCGCGCCAGCATGATCTCCTAGTGCGTGGGAGCACCTTGCAGTTGGGCTAATGCTGCCAGGACCTCGTCACTGTGCTTCCTGGGATCAACGCTGGTGAACACCTTTACGATCTTTCCTTGGGGATCGACGATAAAGGTGTTGCGGGAAGAGAATTTGATCACGGCGAGGTTGGTCAGTGAGCCGTACAGCTTGGAGACTTGCTTGTCCTTGTCAGACAGCAGCTTGAAGCTGAGGCCCTCCTTGGCACAGAAGCCCTTGTGCGAGTCGACGGAGTCCACGCTGATTCCGAGGACAACCGCATGCTTCTCCAGATATTTCTGCTGATCGCGCTGGAAATTGTGGGCTTCAATGGTGCAGCCGCTGGTGAAATCCTTGGGATAGAAGTACAGCACGACCCAACTTCCCCGGAACTGGTTCAGACTGGTGGGCTTGCCCTCCTGCGACATCAGGGTGAAACCGGGTGCGGTGGTGCCGGCTGCGGGTACAGAATCTGTAGAGAGAAAAAGAGGAAGCATAGCCAGAACTATAACGTGCATCATGATATTGGCATACGAGCAACCCGCGATTGGCAAACACGGGTTCGCTAATTCGCCCGCGTGCTTTACGTTTCCCTTTCGTCGCTGTGCGATCAGGGTGAGCCAACCCCTAAATCGAGTGGAGAGCCCGGCTTCGCTATTCCTTTTTTGCCGGGTGATAGCCGGCCTTGATCGCGTCAGCTTCGGTCATGAACTTGCCATTCTTGGTGTTGCCGTACCAGCGGCCTCCTTTGTGATAGACCCCACTGTCCAGGTTGACCCAAACCATGCCGGGCTGAGGCGGCGTTTGCGCCTGTGACGAAGCTGGCTTGGTCTTTGCGCTGGGCCCTGTCGAAGCGCCTCCAGTGGAGCCGGTCTGGGTAGAGGCTGCAGTTGCACTGGACTTGGGTGCAGGACTTGAAGTGGGCCGCGGTGTCGAGCTCGCTGGCGTGCTGGCAGTGCTAGAAGGAGTAGTGTCGCCTCCGGTGGTCTTTTTGGATTTCTTCTTGGACGTGGTAGTCGCCTGGTCATTAGAAGCGGGCTGATTGGAAGCAGCAGAGCTAGAACCAGTGCTACCAGCGGCTGCATTTTCGGCTGCAGCCGTCTTCTTGGACTTCTTCTTGGAGCCAGCGGTTTCGGCGGTGGTAGATTGAGTCGAAGCAGACGATGTGCTCGCGGCAGCGGTTGTGCCCGAAGAGGTCTCGCTCCCCGTAGTCTTCTTGGACTTCTTCTTCGAAGTGGTGGTAGCGGTCTGATCGGCCGTCGTCTGGCTGGAACCAGCAGACGTGGAAGCAGAAGTGCCGCTATCTTCACTCTTTGCCTTCTTGGAAGACTTCTTGCCGGTCGTTGACTCCGTCGCAGTTGGGCTGGTGGACGAACCCGATTGCGCACTGGTGTCGTCAGAGGCTTTCTTCTTTTTCTTCTTGCTGGTTGTTGCCGTGCCGGTATCGGTCGTGGATTGGGTAGTGCTGGATTGGGAAGCGGTCTGCGGATCAAGCACATTCGTGTTGCCGGACTTTCCGAGTGCAGGTGTGATTAGGAGGATCAGAGCCGAAACCATCACCACGGTCTTGGTCAGCATCTTCTTGAGAGGGGACATCCTGTGCCTCCTGGCAAAGATGATTTCGAAGCGCCTCGAAATGGCGCGGAAATTGGGTGCATATCTTAGTACGAGTATGATTTTCAGGCCAGTGCAAGCCTGAACGGCTATTTGTGTGATCTCCGTGCAAGCAAGCGTTTGCGGCTTGGCCGTCAAATACATATATTGTTTGGTTCGCTTGGCCGGACGCTCCCGTGTGCCCAAGGATAGACGATGAGCGGAAGTGAGAAGTCGCGCAATCGGATTCTGATTGCCGATGACGATGAAGCCATCCGCGATTTTGTTACGGCGGTATTGCAAGGCGACGGAGAGCTGGAAATTACGGTCTGCGCGACAGGGACAGAGGTTGAGGCGCAGCTGAAATCCAAAAGCTTCGACGTAGTGCTGCTCGACGTCTGGTTTGGTGATCGAAATGGCCTGGAGTTGCTGGCTGAGAATAAGGCTGACCTGGCAACATCACGTGTAATCATGATGACCGCAGACAGTACTTCGCAGACACTGCTTCGTGCTATCCGCGAAAATGCTTTCCAATACATCCGGAAGCCTTTCAGCCCGGATGAGCTGCGTGAAAAAGTGGAGGCAGCGCTGGCAGCAACGGCTCCCGACCGAATTGAAGTCATTTCGGCGCTCTCTGATTGGGTGGAGGTCCTGGTTCCTTGTTCACGTGTAGCGGCAGCGCGCATTCAGGACTTCATCATGCAGGTGAAGATGGATCTAAAGCCTGAGTTGCGCGAGATCGTGTCTTACGTGTTTCACGAACTGCTGCTGAACGCGATCGAATGGGGAGGCAAGCTTGATCCCACGCGCAAAGTGAGGATCGCGTTCCTTCACACACCGCGAATGGTGCTATACCGCATTCAGGATCCAGGGTCGGGCTTTAGTTTTGACAATATTCCGCACGCGGCGGTCAGCAACGAGCCGGATGATCCACTACGCCACTCGCGTGTTCGGGAAGAAGCGGGCATGCGTCCGGGCGGACTCGGACTGATGATGGTGAAGTCAATGGCTGACGAGTTGCTCTATAACGAGGCGCACAACGAAGTCGTGTTCGTGAAATACCTGGACAGGACGCCCGAAAGCACGAGCTGACGGGGGAGAGGGGGCGGGAAGCCAAATCATGCAGGACTATGGCAAAACTGCGGTTGCTTTTCTTCTGCTCCGCGTCATTGTGCTTGCCTTCTTAGTTCTGATTCCAAGCACCCCGGCTGAGGCGCAGCTCAACCAGAGAATTCCTTCGAGCGGTTGGATTGATGTCTCAGTAGCTGTCGATCCCGCGAAAATTCCGGTCTACGCTGGCGATCCGGAGCCGCAGTTCACGTTGGTTAAGTCGATGGCGAAAGGGGACAAGCTGAACCTCTCCGATTTGCATATGGGCGTGCACACCGGTACGCATATTGATGCTCCGCTGCATTTCATTGCCGATGGTGGGTCGGTCGATCGAATACCGCTGGAGAATCTGATTGGGCCGGCGCTGGTAATTGAATGCTCGCGAAGTGCAGCGATTGTGGATGCCGCGGAACTGAACCGACATGACTGGAGGGGCGCCAAGCGGCTCCTATTCAAGACTCGCAATTCCTATGACAATTTCTGGAACGACAAGACCTTCCACAAAGACTACGTGGCGTTTGCTCCTGATGCTGCTCAGTTGCTGGGGCAGGCCGGCGTGGAGTTGGTGGGTATCGACTACCTGTCGGCAGAAAAATTCGGATCGCCCGAACCGAAGGCGCATTTGGCGCTGCTGAGCCAAGGCGTGGTCATTGTGGAGGGTCTCGATCTGCGCCCGGTTATGGGCGGCAATTACGACATGATTGCGCTTCCGGTGAAACTCGCGGGCATTGAGGGATCTCCCACACGGGTAGTGCTGCGGAAGAGTGCAGGTGAGCGGAAAACGGCGCCAGCCGTCCGGAAATGAATAGATCCTTCGCCTCGCGCAGGGCGACCTAACACAATTGCTTACCGGGTGAGCAAAATCGAGTCTAACGAGGGTGCACAATTTTCTTGCATCGGCTTGTGGACCCGGACATCAAACTCCGCGTGAGCCTGAGGAATCTGCGGCAGTTTCGCTTGCGTTCCCCGCGAGCAGTGATGCTTGCGCCATGTCAAACAGCGGGGAGGCGCTAGTGCGTTCCGAGTGCTTGCCGTTCAGGCTTATCCCGCATAGCACTCCGCTATTCCTCGATTACCTTGATTACGGAGCCAAGATCCAACAGTTCTATCCCCGTCCGCCGCACTTGCTGGAGTGGGTTCAAGAAGAGGCCAGGCGGATCGAGTATGGGGCGGATCGCCGGGAAAGAGTGGCGAACGTCCTGGAGCGGCAGAACCGGCACTGGAATGGATCCAGTGAGACCCTAAAGAATATCGAGCGCCTGCGGGCGGGAGCTGCAGCAATAGTTACTGGCCAGCAAGTGGCTTTGTTCGGAGGACCGCTATTTTCCATCCTGAAGGCGTTGACCGCGGTTAGGCTGGCAGAAGAAGCCACAGCCGGAGGGATCGATTGCGTCCCGCTTTTTTGGCTAGCAACGGAAGATCACGATCTGGAAGAGGTGAACCATACCTGGATTCCCGGGGCCGGTGGGGTACTGCAGAGGATCAGATCCGACTCGCGTGGAGTTGAGGATGCGCCGGTGGGGAGTATCCGCTTCGGCGCGGAGATCGAGCAGGCAGTGGGGCAAGCAGCCGATCTTCTGGGCGAATCGGAAATGACGGACCTGCTGCGAGAATCGTACCGCCCCGGCGAGACCTTGGGCAGCGCATTCGCCCGGCTGTTTGCCGGGATTTTTCACAAATGGGGCGTCATTCAGGTGGACGCCTCCGATCCTGAGCTGCGCCGGATCGCGCAGCCGATCTATCTTGCTGCGATTGAGAATGCGGAGGAGCTGGACCGGAAAATTTTGGAACGGGGGAAGGAACTGGAGGAGGCCGGATATCACCAGCAGGTCAAGGTGACGCCATCCTCGACGCTGCTGTTTGAAATTCGGGACGGACGCCGGACCGCGATCAGGAGAGTGAATGGTGGCATGTTCCTTGCCGGCGAAGAGAAGGTCACGCGCGAACAGTTGCTCGACAAGATCGAGAACATGCCCGAGGGTTTCAGCCCCAACGTGCTACTGCGCCCAGTTGAAGAGGATTACCTGCTGCCGACGCTTGCATACACGGGAGGCCCAGCGGAAGTCGCCTACTTCGCACAGGCCGGAGTTGTATTCGAAAAGCTGCTGGGGCGGGTAACTCCGGTGCTGCCCAGGTTCAGCGCGACCTTGGTCGAAGCAAAACAGCAGAAATTACTGGATAAGTACAGGATCAAACTTTCGGATCTTTTCCATGGGCCAGAGGAAACGAGACGACGCTTGGCCGAGCGGGCGCTGGCTTCGGGTTTGCAAGAGAAGTTCGAGCGGGTCGCGAAGCAAATGCAAAACGAGTTGTACCAACTCCTGGGCGAACTGGAGCGCCTGGATCCAACTTTGGTGGACGCGGGCAAGCACGCGGAATCGAAAATCCAGCACCAACTGGAACAACTGCGAGCCCGGGCAGCACGGGCCGAGTTGCGGAAAGACGAGGATATTACCCGTCACGCGGATACCCTGAGTGCTGCTCTGTTTCCCGATAAGGGTCTGCAGGAAAGGGAAGTCGCTGGCGTATATTTTCTGGCGCGGCATGGCCTGAGCCTTGTGGAGCAACTTTACGAGGCGACCCAGACGCGATGCCCGGATCATCAAGTGATGTACCTTTAGCCCTCACGATTCAAGTCAAATTCTGGGTCAGACCAATCTCGAAGGAATCCATTAACATGGACGTGCCCGGTAGCTTTTCCCGCGGCATGAATGATGGCTTCTGATCCCTCCAATCTTTCTTCGGGGGTTGCCACGAAAGCGTCGCCCCGCTCGGCTAATCGCCTGCAGTCCACTTTTCGCGCATTAAGCCATCGCAATTTTCAATTGTTCTTCGGTGGACAGCTGATTTCGCTGATCGGGACGTGGATGCAGAACGTAGCGCAGGCGTGGTTGGTCTATCGCATGACGGGGTCGTCACTGCTGCTGGGAACGATCGGCTTTGCCAGCCAGTTTCCTGTCTTCCTTGTTGCTCCCATCGGAGGAACGGCCGCCGACCGCTACAACCGGCGCAAGCTGGTGCTCGGTACTCAGACGTCATCCATGTTGTTGGCTTTGATCCTGGCAGCACTGACGCTGGCGCACCGCGTGCAGGTGTGGCACATCTTCGTTCTGGCAGCGTTCTTGGGTGTGGTCAATGCTTTTGACATTCCAGCGCGCCAGGCGTTCATGGTGGAGATGGTTGGCAAGGAAGATCTGATAAACGCTATCGCCCTGAACTCTTCAATGTTCAACGGAGCGCGTATTCTGGGGCCGGCGATCGCGGGAATTCTGGTTGCCAGCATCGGCGAAGGATGGTGCTTCTTTGGCAATGGCGTGAGCTATGTGGCGGTCATTATCGGACTGCTGCTGATGCGAGTCGAGGAGCGCAAGGGACGAACCGCGGGGACGCCGCTGTCGCACATTGTCGAAGGTTTCCGTTACGTCCGCAGCACCGTGCCGATCCGCAACATCCTGCTCCTGCTGGGGCTTGTGAGCCTGGTGGCTATGCCGTACGCAGTGCTGATGCCGATCTTTGCCGATCGCATTTTGCACGGCGGCGCACGCGGGTTAGGCATTCTAATGGGCGCCACCGGAGTCGGAGCATTGCTTGCTGGATTAACTCTGGCGACCCGACAAAGGGTGCGCGGGCTGGGACGGATCATCGGGACAGCTGCGGTCGGTTTCAGCCTGAGCCTGATCGCCTTTGCCTGGTCACGATCGTTTGCGTTGTCAGTCGTATTGTTGGTGCCCGTGGGTTATTTCATGATGTTGGCGAGCACTGCGTCGAACACGTTGATCCAGGTGATGGTCGCTGACGAATTTCGCGGCCGGGTGATGGCCGTGTACTCCATGATGTTCATGGGC from Terriglobales bacterium includes:
- the bshC gene encoding bacillithiol biosynthesis cysteine-adding enzyme BshC, which encodes MRSECLPFRLIPHSTPLFLDYLDYGAKIQQFYPRPPHLLEWVQEEARRIEYGADRRERVANVLERQNRHWNGSSETLKNIERLRAGAAAIVTGQQVALFGGPLFSILKALTAVRLAEEATAGGIDCVPLFWLATEDHDLEEVNHTWIPGAGGVLQRIRSDSRGVEDAPVGSIRFGAEIEQAVGQAADLLGESEMTDLLRESYRPGETLGSAFARLFAGIFHKWGVIQVDASDPELRRIAQPIYLAAIENAEELDRKILERGKELEEAGYHQQVKVTPSSTLLFEIRDGRRTAIRRVNGGMFLAGEEKVTREQLLDKIENMPEGFSPNVLLRPVEEDYLLPTLAYTGGPAEVAYFAQAGVVFEKLLGRVTPVLPRFSATLVEAKQQKLLDKYRIKLSDLFHGPEETRRRLAERALASGLQEKFERVAKQMQNELYQLLGELERLDPTLVDAGKHAESKIQHQLEQLRARAARAELRKDEDITRHADTLSAALFPDKGLQEREVAGVYFLARHGLSLVEQLYEATQTRCPDHQVMYL
- a CDS encoding ATP-binding protein, with product MKLRTKFLLSLLLVSSALTCATLLVVRRAFQVQIRKMLVEDLHGAVLTFQNFEHDRQQNLIRSAELLASLPNLKALMTTHHAATIQDASGELWPLVGSDLFVLSDPEGHIVALHSAASGVSSQAAEEWLRRSLVSSQEGNWWFIGGHLFEVFLQPIYFGSATDSHLLGILSVGYEVNDRVAREVGAIAASQVIFRYGDTPAASTLGASERGEVVSVLARYRSGGSEPCDITVGRERFLSTSVNLGKSSVPVSLVVLKSFDQATQFLRTVNQLLLGLGLVAILVGSGLVFFISHTFTQPLEDLVGGVRALEKGDFHYPLGTGGNDEVAELTSAFDRMRQSILVAQQRLLEAERLATIGQMASSISHDLRHRLTAIVANAEFLAEAGLDSGQRQELYQEVSAAVHQMTDLLESLLEFSRTPESLHPELVSIEDVVRRSIAAIRTDPAYQHVVITVEAAGEVQGWFDPKKLERVFYNLLLNACEMLPHDSGRIDVRIERQAESVQISVADNGPGIPAHLQDKVFQPFVSYGKQNGSGLGLAIVQKICQDHGGEVSLKSAAPGGTTFKIVLPIQVGRSGEQPPSAVPVLRGERQAQS
- a CDS encoding carboxypeptidase regulatory-like domain-containing protein codes for the protein MRGRRAPRFLTILAWMGIAGTLQVLAQQVTVTGRVDVREEGVASGRSDNSGVLVWLETAGNTSLPGNAWSQAGGDRHLRLTQRNKTFEPHLLIVPVGATVEFPNRDPFFHNVFSLFEGKRFDLGLYEAGTSRNVHFDKPGISYIFCNIHSQMSAVVVALSTPYYAISDKSGQFAIANVYPGRYVLRLWAEGAAPEALEGLSRAVRVGDENRTLGVLKLSVSPLVTLTHKNKYGRDYDPPTPDSPAYTQP
- a CDS encoding response regulator transcription factor; this encodes MEKILVIEDDRTVQKALKRLFEGAGYRVDTRFDGSEGLEAFHALPPSAVVLDLRLPGRPGQEVCREIKQQSPALPIIVLSATTDVTDKVLLLELGADDYVTKPFSPRELLARVQAAIRRSNRSVVSDVFGFGDVAVDFAKMDVTREGRAVILTAQEFKLLKFLVKNQERVFSREELLNEVWGYENYPSTRTVDNHVLRLRQKLEKEPADPIHFRTVHGVGYKFVP
- a CDS encoding response regulator translates to MSGSEKSRNRILIADDDEAIRDFVTAVLQGDGELEITVCATGTEVEAQLKSKSFDVVLLDVWFGDRNGLELLAENKADLATSRVIMMTADSTSQTLLRAIRENAFQYIRKPFSPDELREKVEAALAATAPDRIEVISALSDWVEVLVPCSRVAAARIQDFIMQVKMDLKPELREIVSYVFHELLLNAIEWGGKLDPTRKVRIAFLHTPRMVLYRIQDPGSGFSFDNIPHAAVSNEPDDPLRHSRVREEAGMRPGGLGLMMVKSMADELLYNEAHNEVVFVKYLDRTPESTS
- a CDS encoding MFS transporter, coding for MMASDPSNLSSGVATKASPRSANRLQSTFRALSHRNFQLFFGGQLISLIGTWMQNVAQAWLVYRMTGSSLLLGTIGFASQFPVFLVAPIGGTAADRYNRRKLVLGTQTSSMLLALILAALTLAHRVQVWHIFVLAAFLGVVNAFDIPARQAFMVEMVGKEDLINAIALNSSMFNGARILGPAIAGILVASIGEGWCFFGNGVSYVAVIIGLLLMRVEERKGRTAGTPLSHIVEGFRYVRSTVPIRNILLLLGLVSLVAMPYAVLMPIFADRILHGGARGLGILMGATGVGALLAGLTLATRQRVRGLGRIIGTAAVGFSLSLIAFAWSRSFALSVVLLVPVGYFMMLASTASNTLIQVMVADEFRGRVMAVYSMMFMGMAPFGSFFAGALAGKVGAPLTLTIGATACVAGGAVFLIQLSEMRVEARRLIVAQGLGGGDPAQEITSAGVTTEPFSLEQRTVNLDEVTGG
- a CDS encoding cyclase family protein; the protein is MQDYGKTAVAFLLLRVIVLAFLVLIPSTPAEAQLNQRIPSSGWIDVSVAVDPAKIPVYAGDPEPQFTLVKSMAKGDKLNLSDLHMGVHTGTHIDAPLHFIADGGSVDRIPLENLIGPALVIECSRSAAIVDAAELNRHDWRGAKRLLFKTRNSYDNFWNDKTFHKDYVAFAPDAAQLLGQAGVELVGIDYLSAEKFGSPEPKAHLALLSQGVVIVEGLDLRPVMGGNYDMIALPVKLAGIEGSPTRVVLRKSAGERKTAPAVRK
- a CDS encoding peroxiredoxin, whose translation is MMHVIVLAMLPLFLSTDSVPAAGTTAPGFTLMSQEGKPTSLNQFRGSWVVLYFYPKDFTSGCTIEAHNFQRDQQKYLEKHAVVLGISVDSVDSHKGFCAKEGLSFKLLSDKDKQVSKLYGSLTNLAVIKFSSRNTFIVDPQGKIVKVFTSVDPRKHSDEVLAALAQLQGAPTH
- the gluQRS gene encoding tRNA glutamyl-Q(34) synthetase GluQRS → MEPTLSSRYRGRLAPSPTGYLHLGHARTFWIAYQRALANRGTLILRNEDLDPQRSKREYTTAMLEDLRWFGIRWQEGPDCGGPVAPYSQSERRAWYLKAWQKLRQLDAIYPCTCSRKDLSEAAQAPHADNDEALYPGTCRSNTTDASGPAGVNWRFRVPDRQMVRFNDGLQDEQQFTAGVDFGDFVVWRRDDVPAYQLAVVVDDSAMGITEVVRGCDLLKSTARQLLLFSALDLRAPDYYHCDLLTDARGQRLAKRHDSLSLRTLRASGVSPESLRNEWKI